The following are encoded in a window of Cygnus atratus isolate AKBS03 ecotype Queensland, Australia chromosome 8, CAtr_DNAZoo_HiC_assembly, whole genome shotgun sequence genomic DNA:
- the LOC118243420 gene encoding T-cell surface glycoprotein CD1b-3-like, translating to MHHPLFLLLLLLLPGTWADPEGSPTGSFTVRLLQISTFQNTSSVETEGLGLLEDIELGALDKHTWSIHFYQPWVRPALPRSDWDTIENMIKIYLQKFSHLINDGASERDVPYPFVVQCVAGCELYPNRTSRAFAYVGYNGQDFLSYDVDHGKWILYEDTDLARYVQATLQNYTAFSELVQVLFNDTCVDDMELLLQYGKAALARQEPPVATVFARAPGPAQLLLVCLVTGFYPRTISVAWLRDGQEVLPGPALTTSAILPNADLTYQLRSILAVNPGDGHSYTCRIRHCSLGTRSLLIPWGNSKAVLISGLVAALSAGVTVAAIVVLWVWRRRKYQKMEESEPRSSIVSNEA from the exons ATGCATcaccctctcttcctcctccttctccttctcctgcctgGCACATGGGCAGATCCAGAAG GGTCTCCCACAGGGTCCTTCACCGTCCGGCTGCTCCAGATTTCCACTTTCCAAAACACCTCCTCTGTGGAGACAGAGGGATTGGGCCTGCTGGAAGACATAGAGCTTGGGGCTCTGGACAAGCACACCTGGAGTATCCACTTCTATCAGCCCTGGGTgcgcccagccctgccccgcaGTGACTGGGACACCATTGAGAACATGATAAAAATCTACCTGCAGAAGTTCAGCCACCTGATCAATGATGGTGCTAGTGAGAGAGATGTGCCCT ACCCTTTTGTGGTCCAGTGCGTGGCAGGCTGTGAGCTATACCCCAACAGGACCTCCCGTGCCTTTGCCTATGTGGGCTACAATGGCCAGGACTTCCTCAGCTATGATGTGGACCATGGCAAGTGGATCCTCTATGAAGACACCGATCTGGCACGGTATGTCCAGGCCACTCTCCAGAACTACACCGCCTTCAGTGAGCTGGTACAAGTCCTCTTCAACGATACCTGTGTTGATGACATGGAGTTGTTACTACAGTATGGGAAGGCAGCTCTGGCGAGACAAG AGCCACCCGTGGCCACCGTCTTCGCTCGTGCACCtggcccagcccagctcctgttGGTTTGCCTTGTCACTGGCTTCTACCCGCGGACCATCAGTGTGGCCTGGCTGCGGGATGGCCAGGAGGTGCTGCCAGGCCCGGCGCTTACCACTAGTGCAATCTTGCCCAACGCTGACCTCACCTACCAGCTCCGCAGCATCCTGGCCGTGAACCCTGGCGATGGGCACAGCTACACCTGCCGTATACGCCACTGCAGCTTGGGTACTCGCAGCCTGCTCATCCCCTGGG GGAACTCGAAGGCTGTGCTGATCTCGGGGCTTGTGGCTGCTCTTTCGGCAGGTGTGACTGTGGCTGCCATCGTGGTGCTTTGGGTCTGGAGACGTAG aaaataccaGAAGATGGAGGAATCAGAGCCCAGGAGCTCCATCGTGAGTAATGAAGCTTAG